From the Nitrospiria bacterium genome, the window GCGGGGACGAGTTCGCGGTGCTTCTGCCGTCGACGGACATCAATGGGGCCACCGTGACCGCCCAAAAGATCCTGGAGGCGCTGGATCGGCCGTTTGCTGTGGAAGGATTCTTTCTCGAGATCGGGGCCAGCATCGGCATCGCGCTGTTTCCGGAACACGGCGAGGATGTCGATATGCTGATGCGGCGCGCGGATGTCGCGATGTATTCGGCCAAGCAGTCCTCCAGCGGTTTTGCCGTCTACATTTCGGAACACGACCGGCACAGCCCGCGCCGACTGGCCTTGATGGGGGAGTTGCGCCACGCGATCGAGCGCCGGGAATTCCTCCTTTATTATCAGCCCAAGGTCGATCTGAAAACCCAGAGGACCATCGGTGTCGAAGCGCTGATCCGCTGGAAGCATCCCCAACACGGCCTGGTCCCGCCGGATGATTTTATCACGCTCGCGGAACACACCGGCTTCATCAAGCAACTCACGCTATGGGTCCTGAGCGACGCCCTTCGCCAATGGAAATCCTGGAATCAGGCCGGAATCGATATGCCGGTCGCGGTCAATCTATCGGCCCGGAACCTTCAGGATCTGCAACTGCCCGACCAATTCGCGGAATTGTTTCGAACCTGCGACATGGCGTCCCGCAGCCTGGAATTGGAAATAACCGAGAGCGCGATCATGGCCGATCCGGCCCGTGCGATGGAGATCCTCAAGCGGCTGAGGGCCTTGGATATCCGTTTCTCGATCGATGACTTCGGCGCCGGCTATTCGTCGCTGGGCTACCTTAAGAAACTCCCCGTCGATGCCGTCAAGGTGGACAAGTCCTTCGTCATGGGCATGGTCGCGAACGCGGACGATGCCGTGATCGTCCGGTCGACGATCGATCTGGCGCACAACCTCGGTCTGAAGGTCGTGGCCGAAGGGGTGGAGAGCCGGGAGACCCTGGACCGGCTGTCGGCGATGGGCTGCGATGCGGCCCAAGGGTTTTACCTCAGCCGACCGATTCCGGCCGAGGATCTGACCCGCTGGCTGTCCGAGTCGCCCTGGGGGCTCAAGAAAAACTGAATCGACGAACCGGACGGGCGGATCCTTTCCTGCGATGTAGGGGCTAGGCCGTGCCTCGCCCTTGATCCGGGCGACCCGCCGGATCGCCCCTACGGGGAACCCGCCTTAGGCCGCCCGCCAATGACAAACCGCACTCGACGGAATTGACAAAAGATCTCACGGGTAAGCTATAATGGTCGCGGAGGAGTCTCATGAAAAATCTACTGCGGCTGTTTGCCTACATAAAACCTTATATTCGCCGGATGGCGCTGGCGGCCGTGCTGATGGCGGCGGTGGCCGCCACCAACCTCGGCCTGCTCTGGATCGTTCGGGATGTGGTGAACGCCTTTCTCCACAAGCCCGACCCCGCGGCCCTCAACGCGGCGGTGTTGAGCCTCGTGGGCCTTTTCATCGTCCAGGGGTTTCTGACGATGGGCCACAGCTACCTCGTCGCCTATATCGGCCAGCGGGTCGTGGCCGATTTCCGCATCCGCCTTTTCAAGCACCTGCAGACCCTTTCCGTGAGTTTCTTCGCCAAGCGGCGGACCGGCGAGTTGATCTCGCGCCTCACCAACGATGTGGCGGTGATCCAGGACATCGGGACCAATGTTCCGATCGACATGGCCAAGCAGATCGTCACCCTGGTGGGCGGCGTCTCGATCCTGTTTTATCTGAACTGGCGGCTCTGCCTGCTGATCCTTTCCGTCATCCCGGTGATCGTTTTCATCGGGACCTTTTTCGGACGGAAGCTCAAACGCCTCTCGACGACCATTCAGGACCGCACCGCCGACACCACGACCGTCGTCGAGGAGGCCGTGTCGGGCATCCGGATCGTCAAGTCGTTCGTGGCCGAGTCGCACGAAGAGAACCGTTATATCCATCAACTCAATCAGATGGTTGCCACCGCCTTGTCCCGGGCGAGGATCCTGGCCGTCTTCATTCCGCTGATCACGATCGTGACCTTCGGCGCGGCCGCGGGCATTCTGTGGTACGGCGGAAGACAGGTGATGTCCGGGGCCATCACGCCGGGGGATCTGATCGCGTTCATTCTCTACGCCGGCATTCTCATCGGCCCGTTCGGAAGCTTCGCCCATCTGGTCTCGAAAATCAAAGAGGCCCAGGGGGCGACGCAACGCGTTTTCGAAATTTTGGATACGAAACCGGAGGTCGCGGATCTCCCGGATGCGCCGGAGATGCCGCGGATCGAAGGCCGAGTGGCCTTCCAGCAGGTCGGCTTCCAGTACACGCCCGAGATCGCGGTGCTCAAAGACATCTCGTTTGAGGCCCGGCCCGGGGAGATGGTTGCGCTGGTCGGGCCCAGCGGCGCCGGAAAGAGCACGCTGATCCAGCTCCTCCATCGCTTCTACGATCCCACATCCGGAACCATCGAGATCGACGGCATCGACGTCAAGACGGTTCAACGGGCCAGCCTGTACCGGCAGATCGGCCTGGTCCCGCAGGAGACCATCCTCTTCGGCGGGACCATTAAAGAGAATATTCGTTACGGGAAGCTCGCCGCGACGGAAGACGAGATCATCGAGGCGGCGAAATCGGCCAACGCGCACGACTTCATCACGGCCTTTCCGAGAGGATACGACACGATCGTCGGCGAGAAGGGGATCAACCTGTCGGGCGGGCAGCGTCAAAGGATCGCAATCGCGCGGGCGATCCTGAAAGCCCCGCGTCTCCTGATCCTGGACGAAGCCACCTCCTCCCTCGACAACGAATCCGAGGCGGCCATCCAGGACGCCCTCGACCGGCTGATGAAGGGCCGCACCACCTTCGTCATCGCCCACCGTCTCACCACCATCCAGAAAGCCGACCGGATCTTCGTCATGGACAAGGGACGGATCGTCGAAGAAGGAACCCACGCCGAACTTTTAGAGCGCCGAGGGCTGTACCATCATTTATATACGCTGAAGCTGGCGGGGATTGAAG encodes:
- a CDS encoding ABC transporter transmembrane domain-containing protein codes for the protein MKNLLRLFAYIKPYIRRMALAAVLMAAVAATNLGLLWIVRDVVNAFLHKPDPAALNAAVLSLVGLFIVQGFLTMGHSYLVAYIGQRVVADFRIRLFKHLQTLSVSFFAKRRTGELISRLTNDVAVIQDIGTNVPIDMAKQIVTLVGGVSILFYLNWRLCLLILSVIPVIVFIGTFFGRKLKRLSTTIQDRTADTTTVVEEAVSGIRIVKSFVAESHEENRYIHQLNQMVATALSRARILAVFIPLITIVTFGAAAGILWYGGRQVMSGAITPGDLIAFILYAGILIGPFGSFAHLVSKIKEAQGATQRVFEILDTKPEVADLPDAPEMPRIEGRVAFQQVGFQYTPEIAVLKDISFEARPGEMVALVGPSGAGKSTLIQLLHRFYDPTSGTIEIDGIDVKTVQRASLYRQIGLVPQETILFGGTIKENIRYGKLAATEDEIIEAAKSANAHDFITAFPRGYDTIVGEKGINLSGGQRQRIAIARAILKAPRLLILDEATSSLDNESEAAIQDALDRLMKGRTTFVIAHRLTTIQKADRIFVMDKGRIVEEGTHAELLERRGLYHHLYTLKLAGIEE